The following are encoded in a window of Heterodontus francisci isolate sHetFra1 chromosome 2, sHetFra1.hap1, whole genome shotgun sequence genomic DNA:
- the LOC137351119 gene encoding protein lifeguard 1-like, with amino-acid sequence MSQEKAYLVSGDPQQPPYPHNEMSYGNDHYPQQPPPYGQPAFPQAAYGQPPFPPAGYVQPPFPPAGYMQPPFPQSAYGQPAFPQGSYGEPPQGPFQQPPMPPPPVMHSNVALGSPGYHDDVPPSYYDNEEFTAANFEDKKIRRAFIRKVYMVLTVQLLVTFIFVCVCTFVSDAKKFVRRTPWIYYASYGVFFITLIALSCCGQVRRKHPWNLIALSVLTLSMSYMTGMIASFYSTDSVVMAVGITAAVCFTVVIFSMQTKYDFTSCMGVMLVSAVVLFFFGILCIFIQNRILQIVYASVGALIFTVFLAIDTQMILGNKQLVISPEEYVFAALNLYTDIINIFMFLMTIIGSTRE; translated from the exons ATGTCGCAGGAGAAGGCATACCTGGTCTCGGGGGATCCACAGCAGCCTCCTTATCCACATAATGAGATGTCTTATGGAAATGACCATTATCCACAACAACCTCCACCGTATGGGCAGCCTGCTTTTCCGCAGGCTGCTTATGGGCAGCCCCCTTTTCCACCAGCTGGGTACGTGCAGCCCCCTTTTCCACCAGCTGGGTACATGCAGCCCCCTTTTCCACAATCTGCCTATGGGCAGCCTGCCTTTCCGCAAGGATCGTATGGAGAGCCACCACAGGGTCCATTCCAGCAGCCACCCATGCCTCCACCTCCAGTGATGCATTCAAATG TTGCTTTGGGAAGCCCTGGGTATCACGATGACGTCCCGCCATCTTATTATGACAACGAGGAATTCACTGCGGCAAACTTTGAAGACAAGAAGATCCGTCGAGCATTTATTAGGAAG GTCTACATGGTTTTGACCGTTCAGCTATTGGTGACTTTCATTTTTGTCTGCGTCTGTACCTTTGTTTCCGATGCCAAGAAATTTGTGAGGCGCACTCCTTGGATCTATTATGCCTCATATGGTGTATTCTTCATTACACTTATTGCTCTCAGCTGTTGTGGACAAGTAAGACGCAAGCACCCTTGGAACCTCATCGCTTTG TCTGTCCTGACTCTGAGCATGTCGTATATGACAGGAATGATTGCCAGTTTCTACAGTACGGACTCTGTAGTGATGGCTGTTGGAATCACTGCAGCGGTTTGCTTTACTGTTGTGATTTTCTCTATGCAG ACAAAGTATGACTTTACTTCCTGTATGGGTGTGATGCTGGTGTCTGCGGTTGTGCTCTTTTTCTTCGGAATTCTGTGCATTTTTATCCAGAACCGGATTCTCCAGATTGTTTATGCTTCTGTTGGTGCACTGATCTTCACCGTG TTCTTGGCCATTGACACACAGATGATCCTAGGGAACAAACAGCTGGTTATCAGTCCGGAGGAATACGTTTTTGCAGCACTCAACCTTTATACCGATATTATCAATATTTTTATGTTCCTCATGACCATCATTGGGAGTACCAGAGAGTGA